The following are encoded in a window of Salvelinus fontinalis isolate EN_2023a chromosome 40, ASM2944872v1, whole genome shotgun sequence genomic DNA:
- the LOC129839066 gene encoding zinc finger protein 180-like, translating to MSSLSYSPATEEEDCWTEKEGLWLNVLVKEEEGDVTIQKQVESEAVTVKEEEKDVSVKEEEDAFRVKEEDDVTVKEEEEEKEEDAVFGVKEEDGEMTVTLEEEEEETGFLGSVSQRHVKASNVSNDERALINTRERRDYRGSSGEPQQHHDADRAEKSLSTSELLKKHQQRPTGKKSHCCSDCGKRFNSLVKLKIHQRIHTGEKSYSCDQCGKSFSTSRYLTIHQRTHTGEKPYICNQCGKSFIRQQTLKSHQRIHTGEKPYSCNQCGKSFSTSSYVTIHQRTHTGEKPYSCNQCGKRFTWPDSLIAHQRTHTGENSYSCSQCGKSFTRPDSLIVHQRTHTEEKYCSCSQCGKSFTRPYNLIVHQRTHTGEKPYSCDQCGKSFTTSSQLTLHQRTHTGDKLYSCDQCGKSFTRSSYLTVHQRTHTGESPCCDQCGKRYSDKRSLIKHQKIHEGVVS from the exons atgagctcactaagctactctcctgCTACAGAAGAGGAggactgctggacggagaaagagggACTGTGGCTGAACGTTCTCGTGAAAGAGGAAGAAGGGGATgtcacaatacaaaaacaagtggAGAGTgaagctgttacagtgaaagaagaagagaaagacgtttcagtgaaagaagaggaagacgcgttcagagtgaaagaggaggatgatgttactgtgaaagaagaggaggaagagaaagaggaggatgccgtttttggagtgaaagaggaggatggggagatgactgtcacattggaagaagaggaggaggaaactgGATTTCTGGGCTCGGTTTCCCAAAGGCATGTTAAAGCGTCCAATGTTTCTAACGATGAACGGGCCCTGATTAAcacta gagagagacgagactatcgtggatcctctggggagcctcaacaacatcatgatgctgacagggcagagaagagtctctccacatcagaactcctcaagaaacaccagcagagacccacaggaaagaaatctcattgctgctctgactgtgggaaaagatTCAACTCTTTAGTAAAACTTAAAATACATCAAAGAATTCACACGGGAGAGAAatcatatagctgtgatcaatgcgGGAAAAGTTTTTCTACATCTCGCTATCTAACTatacatcagagaacacacacaggagagaaaccatacatctgtaatcaatgtgggaagagttttattcggcaacaaaccctgaaatcacaccagagaatacacactggagagaaaccttatagctgtaatcaatgtgggaagagtttttctacatctagctatgtaactatacaccagagaacacacacaggagagaaaccatatagctgtaatcaatgtgggaagagatttacTTGGCCAGACAGCCTGAtagcacaccagagaacacacacaggagagaattcttatagctgtagtcaatgtgggaagagttttactcggcCAGACAGCCTGatagtacaccagagaacacacacagaagagAAATATTGTAGCTgtagtcaatgtgggaagagttttactcggcCATACAACCTGATAgtacatcagagaacacacacaggagagaaaccttatagctgtgatcaatgtgggaagagttttactacatctagccagctgactttgcaccagagaacacacacaggagataaactttatagttgtgatcaatgtgggaagagttttactagatctagctatctaactgtacaccagagaacacacacaggtgagagtccttgctgtgatcaatgtgggaagagatactctgataaaagatcactgattaaacatcagaaaatacatgaaggagttgtttcatga